The genomic DNA CCGGCGCCGATGATCGTGACAGGGGTGTGCATGGTGGCTCCTTCGGGATCGGGCCGACCGGTTCTTTTCCGGCCGGCCACCTCCCGAAAGGTGCCGGGTGCCGCCGACGAACCACCGACATCCGGCCGACAGCCCCCGACATCGCTCCTGCGCGGTGCCGACACGACACCGACACCGCAGGTCGGACAACGCGCTCAGGCGCGGCGCGCGCGGATCACGATGGCCGTGCCCGCCGCGACGGCGAGCACCGCCGCGCCGCCGAGGAACGCGGTCCGTCCGCTCGTGCCGGTGCTGGCGAGGCTCGGCCGTGAGTCGCCCGCGGCCCGCAGGATCAGTTTGGTGACGTCCTCCGGGTTGGTCTCCATGACGGCATGCGGCGCGTCGACCTCGACGGTCGTGGCCTCGGCCCGCTTCGCCATGAAACGCAGGTTCTCGGTGCCGATGGTGCGGTCGTCGGTGGGGACGAGGTACCAGGACGGAATGGTCTTCCACGCGGCGGCCCGCGTCGGTTCGTTGCCGGAGGCGGCGGTCGCGGGCCGCTGGGTGGCGGCCAGCACCTTGACCCGGCTCGCGTCGAGCCGGTCGCTCAGGAAGACGTCGCTGAACTTCTCCGGCTTGAGGTACAGGTCCACGTTCGTGGCGTCGCCGCCGAGCGGTACGGCGTTCAGCGCGGTGGGCACCGGCGCGTTCGGGTCGTCCGTCACCCGGCTGCCCGGGAACTTGGCCGCGAGCTGGAAGGCGGACTCGCCCTTGTCGGGTGCGAAGCCGGCGATGTAGACGAGGGACTCGACGTTGGGGTTGCCGGCGGCGGCGTTGGTGATGACGGCTCCGCCGTAGGAGTGCCCGACGAGGACGATGGGGCCCTCGATGGCCTTGAGCCGGGCGGCCAGGTAGTCGGCATCGCCGGAGAGACTGCGCAGCGGATTCGCCGTGGCCACCACCGGATAGCCCCGGGACTGCAGGTTCTCGACGACCCGGTCCCAGCCGGAGGCGTCCGCCCAGTACCCGTGCACCAGTACGACCGTCGGCTTGCCGCCTCCGGACGTCCCGCCGGGCGGCGTGGCACCGCCTCCGCTCTCGGACGCCGGCGAGGGGCCCGCGGCCATCAGGGCGGCCGCCGGGAGGAGGACGGCCAGGGGTAGCGTCCGCCGGGCGGCGGCGCGTCGTATCTGCTCCATGACCCTTCTTTCTCTGAGGGGAGGGACTGCTGACCACACTGCGTTCGGGTGATGGACGCGGCACCACGGATATGGCCATGGGAGTGAAGATCGATCACGGAGCGTAAAGGAGCGCCTCGCGTACGGCGCGGTGCCGCATCGTCGACCCGGCCGGTGGCGGAGCATGCCGCCCATGCTGTCCGGTCTCCTGGCCAGATTGGTCAAACTGCTGCTCGGGCGCCACGGCGGTGCGCTGCACTGGAGGGCCGCGGGTGCCGCGACGGTCGTCCTGGTGATCGTGCTCCTCGCGGGTTCGTACGTCGCCGTCCTGGCTGAGCGCGGCGCACCGGGTGCGCAGCTGATCACCTATCCGCGGGCGCTGTGGTGGTCCGTGGAGACCGCGACGACCGTCGGCTACGGCGACCTGTATCCCGTGACCCTGTGGGGACGGGTCGTGGCCGTGGTGGTGATGGTCGCCGGGATCACCTCCTTCGGTCTGGTCACCGCCGCGCTGGCCACCTGGTTCGTCGGAAGGGAACAAGAACGCCGGGGCCACTTCGTGCGCCACACCGAGAAGGCCGCCGAGGAGGCGTACACCCGGGCGACGCGAGCGCTGCACGAGCGCTTCGACGGGTTGGAGCGGATGCTCGACGACAACCGAGGGTGACTCCTCGCCGGACGCCGCACCGATGAGTTTCCGGCGGTCGCCCGGTCTACCCGTCGACGGAAGGGAGCGCACCATGCGCGAGATCATCGTTTGCACGTTCCTGACGCTGGACGGCGTCATGCAGGCGCCGGGCGGCCCGGACGAGGACGCCGAGAGCGGCTTCGAGCACGGCGGCTGGCAGAAACCGGTGGACGACGACGAGGTCGGCACGGCCATCGCCGGGTGGTACGAGGACTCCGACGCCATGCTGCTCGGCCGCAAGACCTACGACATCTTCGCGTCGTACTGGCCCACCGCCGACCCCGACAACCCGTTCACCCATCGGATGAACAGCATGCACAAGTACGTGGCGTCCCGGACCCTGACGTCCCTCGAATGGCAGAACTCGACACTGCTGGAGGGCGACACCGTCGACGCCGTACGCAGGCTGAAGGCGTCCGACGGCGGAAACCTCAACGTCGTCGGCAGCGGCGACCTCGCCCAGACCCTCATGCGCCACGGCCTCGTCGACGAGTACCGGCTGACCATCCACCCGGTGATCATCGGGACCGGCAAGCGGCTGTTCGCCGACGGAGCGATTCCCACCGCGCTGGAGCCGGTCGGCGTCTCGACGACGAAGGGCGGCACCGTCGTAGGCGTCTACCGGCCGAACGGTGCGCCCAGCTACGACAGTTACTAGACGGGCGGAGGAATCCAGGTGCTCCGGCGGGCCGGGGTCGGGTACTGTGCGGCTCATGTCGAGTCCTGAGTCGGACAGGGTGGGGGCTTTCGGTCACCCCGTCAGCCCCCTGAATCGCTGAGTTCGCAGCCCTGCGTCGTCCTACCGCTTTCGTCGGTCGGACGCGCACGCGCATGGGGCCGGCCGCGGTGACGAGATGACCCTTCTCGTGCTTCTCCTCACCTCGGAGCCACTCGATGCCTCTTCCGCTGTACCTGCTCGCCGTGGCGGTGTGCGCCATGGGCACCTCGGAGTTCATGCTCGCCGGCCTCGCGCCGGACATCGCCTCGGATCTCGACATCACCGTCGGGACCACAGGCATGCTCACCTCGGCCTTCGCGGCCGGCATGGTAGTCGGCGCTCCCCTCGTGGCGGCGCTTGCCCGCACCTGGCCCAGGCGTTCCAGCCTCCTCGGCTTCGTCCTCGCCTTCGCGGCGGCCCACGCCGTGGGAGCCGGCACCACGAGCTTCCCCGTCCTGGTGGCCTGCCGCGTCGTGGCCGCGCTCGCCAACGCGGGGTTCCTCGCGGCCGCTCTGACCACTGCCGCAACACTGGTCCCTGCCGACAGGAAGGGACGCGCGCTGGCCGTGCTGCTGTCCGGCACGACGGTGGCCACGATCGCCGGGGTCCCCGCCGGGTCACTCCTTGGCACCTGGCTCGGCTGGCGGGCCACGTTCTGGGCCGTCGCCCTCTTCTGCCTGCCCGCGGCCCTCGGCGTGCTGAAGGGAGTCCCCGCGGGACGTGCGAAGGCAGCGGCGACCGGTGGGTTGCCGCTGCGAGTCGAGCTCGCCCGGCTCAAGTCCCCCCGGTTGATCCTGGCCATGCTGCTGGGCGCGCTGGTGAACGCGGCCACCTTCGCGAGCTTCACCTTCCTGGCCCCCGTCGTGACCGACACGGCCGGGCTGGGCGAACTGTGGATCTCCGTCGTCCTGGTGCTCTTCGGTGCCGGTTCCCTCGTCGGCGTCACCGTCGCCGGACGGCTGTCCGACCAACGCCCCGCCCAGGTTCTCGCCGTCGGCGGTCCGCTGCTGCTCGTCGGCTGGCCCACGCTGGCGATGCTGGCCGACCGGCCGTTCGCGCTGCTGACCCTCGTGTTCGTCCAGGGCGCGCTGTCGTTCGCGCTGGGCAGCACGCTGATCACACGGGTCCTCTACGAGGCGGCCGGAGCGCCCACCATGGCTGGTGCGTACGCGACCGCCGCCCTCAACGTGGGCGCCGCGGGCGGACCACTCGTCGCCGCGACCACCCTGGGCACCACGACAGGCAACCTCGGGCCGCTGTGGGCGAGCGGGCTCCTGGTCGCCGTCGCGCTGCTCGTCGCGTTCCCCTTCCGCACGGTGATCACGACTGCCGCGCGAGCCGAGGCGATCCGATGACGCGAACTCCCGCTGCCCACCGTGGACGGTGTCACGGCGTCCAGTGGTGGCGGGCACGGGCCATGTCCACTCGCGCCCCGCGCATCGGCGTGCCCTCGTCCCGCAGAAGGAGCGGCGCCCGCCCACCGTGGCAGGAGGGAGGCGTGCCGTCCGCGTAGACGACACGCCACCACGGCACCCCCTCGTCGAGCAGGCTCATGGCGCGACCCGCCTGGCGTGCACCGACACCGGCCCGTCGACCGACGTCACCGTAGGAGGCCACGGCACCCGCGGGGATCGAGCACACCGCATCCCGGACATCGTCGACGAAGGTCACCGCACCTCCGAGTCGGGGGGCGGGTAGGTGAGGCGGCCGTCGCGGAGCCGTGCGTGCTCGTTCAGCACGGCCGGCTTCGTGGCCGTCCGCGACATGATGTGCACGACCTCCACCCCGGCGACCAGCAGGGCGTCAGTGATCAGCCGGCGGTGGCACCGCCACGGCACCGCCTCGCTGCACATGATCGCGGGCCGCTCGTGCCGCGCGATGCGGATCAGCTCGTCGAGGCCCTCGGCGAATTCGTCCCCCGCCATGTAGTCGGCGTAGTCGCGGAACGCCTTTACCCGCCACGCACCATTCTCACTGGGGACCCCCTTGGGGGTGTGTCGCCGACCGCCGAGCCGAGGGAGCCAGCGGTACTCGATGTCGGACGGCAGATTCCGCACGACAGCGGACTGGTTCCACTGGGGATGTTTCCTCGACGAAGGGTAGGAGCGCACATCGACCAGGCAGGTGATGTCATGGCCGCGCAGCATGTCCAGCACCTCGTCGAATTCACGCGTCGAATGCCCGATCGTGTGGACCCGGCTCACCTCGGCCCCTACGCCTTCTTCAGTGCTCCACCCTTGTGCATGGCGACATGGCCGGTCTTGTCGCTCTCAATCTCGTACTGCGGGTCGTCCGCCGAGCAGTGACGTGTGCGGCCCTTGAATTCCACATCGTGGGTGTGCTTCTTGATGACGACGCCCTCGACGTAGCCGGCCTCGGAGTTCCAGCGCACGTGGTCTCCCACGGAAAAATCGTCCGCCATGTGCTCCAGAATCTCACGCGGGCAGGCCGACGGCCATCCGGTGAATGGCTCAGTCCCCCGGGGCCGAAGTGGCCCACACGGACGAAGTGGCGGGAGCATACGGTCGGGGGCACCGTGTGCGTGAGGACCGCCGCTCGACCCCGAGGATCCGCTATGCAAGCCATCTCCGTCCATGACCGTGACGCGGGCACCGAAGGGCTCGCCCTGACGGAAATGCCCTACCCGCACGCCGCCGAGAACGACGTCGTAGTGCGTGTGCATGCCGCCGGCTTCACCCGCGGGGAACTCACCTGGCCGGGTACGTGGACCGATCGCGCCGGCCGCGACCGCACACCGAGTGTGCCCGGGCACGAGCTGTCAGGGGTGGTCGAGGAGTTGGGGTACGGCACCACCGGACTCACCGTCGGCCAGCGGGTGTTCGGGCTGGCCGACTGGACGCGCAACGGATCGCTGGCCGAGTACACCGCGGTGGAGGCACGCAACCTGGCCCCGCTTCCCGCCGACGTCGACCACACCGTGGCCGCCGCGCTGCCCGTCTCGGGGCTGACCGCGTGGCAGGGGCTGTTCGACCACGGCCGGCTCGCGCCGGGGCAGACGGTCCTGATCCACGGCGCCGCCGGCAGCGTCGGTTCGATCGCGGTCCAACTCGCCCGCGAGGCGGGTGCCCGGGTGGTCGCCACCGGTCGTGCCGCCGACCGGGACACCGCTCTCGGCCTGGGCGCCGAGGTCTTCCTGGACCTCCAGTCGGACCGGCTGGAGGACGCGGGCGAGGCCGACGTCGTGTTCGACGTCATCGGCGGCGAGATCCTGGACCGCTCGGCCGCCCTGGTACGTCCCGGCGGAACCCTCGTCACCATCGCCGCGCCCCCGGTCGTCAGGCCGGAGAACGGGCGGGCGGTCTTCTTCGTCGTCGAATCCGACCGGGTCAGGCTCGGCGACCTCGCGCAGCGGGTGAGGGACGGGCGGCTCACGGTGTCCGTCGGGGAGGTGCGCCCGCTTGCCGAGGCACCCGCCGCCTTCGCGTCCGGCCGGGGCAGGCACGGCAGGACGATCATCCGCGTCGTGACCGGGGGACCCGACGAGGCGGCGGGCCTCCGGTGACCCGGATGTCGCTCGACGCCCTGCCCGTGCCCGGCAGCCCGGCATCGGCCGCCGCCCTGGACGTCGCGACCGCCTATCTTCCGCCCGCACTGCTCAACCACTCGCTGCGCGCCTATGTGTGGGCGGCCGCCCGCGGCACGGCGGACGGCCTCTCGTTCGACGCGGAACTCCTCTACGTGGCCGCGCTCCACCACGACATCGGGCTGGTCCCGGCGTTCGACAGCCACACCGTCGCGTTCGAGGAGGCCGGCGGCCACGTCGCCCGCGTCTTCGCGGCGGGCGCCGGGTGGCCGGCGGAGCGCCGCGAGCGCCTGGCGGAGGTGATCGTCCGTCATATGGCGCCGCAGGTGGATGCCGCCACGGACCCCGAGGGACATCTGCTGGCCCGCGCCACCGCGACCGAGATCGTCGGCAGGGACGCGGACGACTACCCGCCCCGTTTCCGCGACGAGGTGCTGGCACGCTACCCCCGGCTGGACCTCACCGAGCGGTTCCTGGCGTGCTTCGAGGCCCAGGCCGCCCGCAAACCCGGCAGCGCCGCGGGAGGTGCGGTGCGGTCCGGACTCGCCGGCCGGATGGCCTCCAACCCGCTCGGCCCCTGAGCCCGGCTCATGTTCCCCGAACCGGGCCCGTGGGCCGTACCGGTTCAGCGCGACGCCGTGAGGTAGCGCAGCAGCAGGGTGTCGTCCTCGGCGAGTGCGGTGGCCAGACGCAGGCCGGTGGGTGGGACGGGTGGCCCGGTGGCGATCCGGCCGGCCGGGCCCGCGGTCAGCAGCGGGGAGACGGTCAGACGGAGTTCGTCGACCAGCCCGGCGGCGGTCAGTGCCCCGAACAGGCGGGGTCCGCCTTCGCAGTCGATGCGCCGCAGCCCCCGCCGGGTGAGTGCCGAGACCGCGGCGGCCAGGTCGACGGTGTCCTCGCCCGCGTAGACGACCTCCGCCCCGGCCTCCTGCCAGGCCCGACGTGTGGGCTCGGGTACCGAAGCGCAGGTGAGGACGATGGTCGGGACGCGCGCCCGGGTGATGACGGGGGCGTCGGCGGACAGTGTTCCGCCGGTGCTCACGACGGCCGTCGGCGGGACGTCGGCCAGGCCGTGGCGGCGCCGGCGGTCGAGGGTCTGCCGGTCGGGGTGGACGCCGCGGAAGCCCTCGACCACGGCCGTGGTGGCGCCGATCAGCAGGACGTCGGCGAGGTCGCTGCCGAGTTGCAGCACCTTGCGGTCGGGCGGGGTCGACAGGGGCCTGGCCAGGCCGCCGACTTCCACGGCCCCGTCGGCGCTGGCGACGAAGTTTACGGCGAGCCAGCGCTCACGGTCCGGGTAGGTGTAGAGGCGTTCCAGTTCGTCGTCGTCGATGGGCCGGGCCTGTTCGGCGGGCCAGATCAGGTGCATCAGGCGATCCAGGTACTCGTACGGGCGGGAGGACGGGTGCCGTTGATGCCCGCGGCCATCTCGACGACGTGCCGGGTGGGCAGGACCTCGTGGGCCCGGAAGACTGCGGCGCCGTCCCTGGCGGCGATGGCTGTCGCCGCCAGGGTGCCGGCCAGCCGGTCCCGCAGTTCCACATCCAGCATCTCGCCCACGAAGGTCTTGTTGGACAGTGCCATCAGGACCGGCCACCCGGTCTCGGTGAACTCGCGGAGGCTGCGGAGCAGGAGGAGGTGGTCGGCGGTGTTCTTGCCGTAGCCGGTGGCGTCGATGAGGATGCCGCCGCGGGGCACGCCGGCGGCTTCGGCCCGCTCCGCCAGCTCGACGACGGAGGTGCGGACGGCGGCCACCACGTCGGGGTAGTCGGGCCGGAAGGGCTCGGCGCGGGGGGTGCGGCCGCCGGTGTGCGTGCACACGTAGCCGGCACCGTGGTCGGCGGCCACCTCGATCAGTTTCGGGTCGGCGGCGGCCCAGGCGTCGTTGAGGATGTCCGCTCCGGCCCGGCAGGCGGCGTCGCCGACCTCGTGGCGCCAGGTGTCGATACTGATCAGCAGATCGGGGTAGCGGTCGCGGGCCCATTCCACCAGCGGAACGACACGGGCGACTTCTTCGGTGGTCGTGACGTCCTCCCCCGGACTGGCCGCGACTCCGCCGAGGTCGATCATGTCGGCGCCCTCGGTGACGGCCCGGGCGATGGCGGACCGGGCCGCCTCGGCGGCGAAGGTGGCACCCCGGTCGTAGAACGAGTCCGGTGTGCGATTGACGATCGCCATCACCAGGGGACGGTCGCCGACGACGCGGCGGCCGCGGAACTCCAGGTCGACTGCTGTGGTGGGCATGGTGTGTGCGGCTCCTGTCGTCGGCCGGTCGAGGGCGCTCATCGTTGCGGTGGTGCGTCGCCGGTGGCGAGCGCGTCGAGGTCTGCCTCGGTGAGCTGCCGGGCGGACACCCGTGCCCGGGTGCCGACCAGGGCGGTGAGCGCGTCGCCGTGGTCCCAGGAGTTGACGTTGAGGGCGGCGGTGATCCGCCCGTCGCGCAGCCAGAAGGCGAGGAACTCGCGGGTGGCCGGGTCGCCGCGCAGGACCAGTTCGTCGTGGACGGGGTCGGCGAGGCCGCGGTACTCGCAGCCGAGGTCGTACTGGTCGGAGAAGAAGTACGGGTCGGCGCTGTAGGCGTCGTGGCCGCCGAGGAGGCTGCCCGCCACGTGGGCGCCCTGCTCCTTGGCGTTGGACCAGTGCTCGACGCGTACGCGTCCCTCGTGGCGCGGGTGGTCGTGGGCGGCGATGTCGCCGGCCGCGTAGACGTCGGGGGCCGAGGTGCGCAGTGCGGCGTCGGTGGCGACCGCGCCCGCCGCGAGGTCCAGCCCCGCGGCTGCGGCGAGTTCGGTGCGGGGCAGGGCGCCGACTCCGACGACCACCACGTCGGCGGGCAGTTCGCTGCCGTCGTCCAGGAGCACCGTCCGGCCGTCGCGGCGGACCGCTGTGCCGGTCGCCCCGACGCCCAGGCGCAGGGTGACGCCGTGGTCGGCGTGCAGGTCGCGGAAGACCGCTCCGACCTGGTCGCCGAGGACGTGCCGCAGTGGCAACGGCACGGGGTCGACCATGGTCACCCGTGCGCCGTGGGCGCGGGCCGCGGAAGCGACCTCGCAGCCGATCCATCCGGCGCCGACGATCACCACACGGGCTCCGTCGGTCAGCTTCTCGCGCAGGGCCAGGGCGTCGTCGAGGGTGCGCAGCGTGTGCACCCCCGGACCCTCGAAACCGGGCGGGACGCGAGGGCGGGAACCGGTCGCCAGCAGCAGCCGGTCGTATCCGTGGGTCGCACCGTCGGCGTCGACGATCTCGTGGTCGGACGGTTTCAGAGCGGCGACGACGGTGTCACGGCGCAGGGTGATGCCGTGGTCCCCGTAGTACCCGGCCTCGCGCACCCAGTCCGGCTCGTCCCGCTCGCCCAGCAGGACCGCCTTGGACAGTGGGGGGAGTTCGTACGGGTCGTGGGCCTGCTCGGCGAACAGGGTGAGGTCTCCGTCGAACCCCTGCTCGCGCAGGGCGGCGGCGGCCGACGCGCCGGCCAGGCCGGCGCCCACGATCAGGATCCGCCGGGGCGTGCGCTGCGGTGTGCTCATGACTGCCTCCCAATGGGGCTGGTGCGTTGCTGTGCTACCGCTGTACGCCGGTGAGGGCGAGGAACTCCTGCCGGGACGCCGCGTCGTCGCGCAGCGTTCCGAGCAGGGTGGAGGTGACGGTTCTCGATCCGGTGGCCCGCACTCCGCGCAGGGTCATGCAGGTGTGTTCGGCTTCGACGACGACCCCGACTCCCCGGGGCTGCAACTGTTCGGCGAGGCGGTCCACGATCTGTTTGGTCAGCCGTTCCTGCACCTGGGGACGGCAGGCGTAGTGCTCCACCACCCGGGCCAGCTTCGACAGCCCGAGGATCCGTGCGCCGGGCAGGTAGCCGACGTGTGCCACCCCAACGAAGGGCAGCATGTGGTGCTGGCAGACCGAACGCAGGGGGATGTCGCGGGCCAGGACGAGTTCGTCGTAGCCCTCGTCGTTGGGGAACGTGGTCATCCGGAAGGGGCGCGCGTTGAGCAGTTCGGCGTAGCCGCGGGCCATCCGGCCGGGCGTGTCCCGCGTGCCCTCGCTGTCCACCACCACCCCGAGCGCCTCCAGGAACTCCCGGGCGGCCCGCTCGGCGGCCTCCAGGTCGGGCCCGGTGACCTCGTCGGGCCCGGTGAGATCCTCGATCACCTGCAGTGCGGCTGTGGCAGTCATATCCACGGACCCTCCTGTGCCATGTGCACGGCCCTCTGTGTATCGACAAGTTCTGTTGTTTTTACAGGCTGGCCACCTCGCCGAAGGTTTGTCAAATCTCATTGGTGTTACATTGGGAATGTGGGTACGAACGAGGACCGTGACAGGGACGCCATCAGCGAGCTGAGCAGCCTGGACGATCCGGTGCGGCGTCGGCTGTACGACTACGTGCGGACCTGCGACGAAGCCGTC from Streptomyces sp. CB09001 includes the following:
- a CDS encoding alpha/beta hydrolase; translation: MEQIRRAAARRTLPLAVLLPAAALMAAGPSPASESGGGATPPGGTSGGGKPTVVLVHGYWADASGWDRVVENLQSRGYPVVATANPLRSLSGDADYLAARLKAIEGPIVLVGHSYGGAVITNAAAGNPNVESLVYIAGFAPDKGESAFQLAAKFPGSRVTDDPNAPVPTALNAVPLGGDATNVDLYLKPEKFSDVFLSDRLDASRVKVLAATQRPATAASGNEPTRAAAWKTIPSWYLVPTDDRTIGTENLRFMAKRAEATTVEVDAPHAVMETNPEDVTKLILRAAGDSRPSLASTGTSGRTAFLGGAAVLAVAAGTAIVIRARRA
- the kcsA gene encoding pH-gated potassium channel KcsA translates to MPPMLSGLLARLVKLLLGRHGGALHWRAAGAATVVLVIVLLAGSYVAVLAERGAPGAQLITYPRALWWSVETATTVGYGDLYPVTLWGRVVAVVVMVAGITSFGLVTAALATWFVGREQERRGHFVRHTEKAAEEAYTRATRALHERFDGLERMLDDNRG
- a CDS encoding dihydrofolate reductase family protein, producing the protein MREIIVCTFLTLDGVMQAPGGPDEDAESGFEHGGWQKPVDDDEVGTAIAGWYEDSDAMLLGRKTYDIFASYWPTADPDNPFTHRMNSMHKYVASRTLTSLEWQNSTLLEGDTVDAVRRLKASDGGNLNVVGSGDLAQTLMRHGLVDEYRLTIHPVIIGTGKRLFADGAIPTALEPVGVSTTKGGTVVGVYRPNGAPSYDSY
- a CDS encoding Cmx/CmrA family chloramphenicol efflux MFS transporter encodes the protein MPLPLYLLAVAVCAMGTSEFMLAGLAPDIASDLDITVGTTGMLTSAFAAGMVVGAPLVAALARTWPRRSSLLGFVLAFAAAHAVGAGTTSFPVLVACRVVAALANAGFLAAALTTAATLVPADRKGRALAVLLSGTTVATIAGVPAGSLLGTWLGWRATFWAVALFCLPAALGVLKGVPAGRAKAAATGGLPLRVELARLKSPRLILAMLLGALVNAATFASFTFLAPVVTDTAGLGELWISVVLVLFGAGSLVGVTVAGRLSDQRPAQVLAVGGPLLLVGWPTLAMLADRPFALLTLVFVQGALSFALGSTLITRVLYEAAGAPTMAGAYATAALNVGAAGGPLVAATTLGTTTGNLGPLWASGLLVAVALLVAFPFRTVITTAARAEAIR
- a CDS encoding MGMT family protein — encoded protein: MTFVDDVRDAVCSIPAGAVASYGDVGRRAGVGARQAGRAMSLLDEGVPWWRVVYADGTPPSCHGGRAPLLLRDEGTPMRGARVDMARARHHWTP
- a CDS encoding DUF488 domain-containing protein, which encodes MSRVHTIGHSTREFDEVLDMLRGHDITCLVDVRSYPSSRKHPQWNQSAVVRNLPSDIEYRWLPRLGGRRHTPKGVPSENGAWRVKAFRDYADYMAGDEFAEGLDELIRIARHERPAIMCSEAVPWRCHRRLITDALLVAGVEVVHIMSRTATKPAVLNEHARLRDGRLTYPPPDSEVR
- a CDS encoding DUF2945 domain-containing protein, with translation MADDFSVGDHVRWNSEAGYVEGVVIKKHTHDVEFKGRTRHCSADDPQYEIESDKTGHVAMHKGGALKKA
- a CDS encoding NADP-dependent oxidoreductase, coding for MQAISVHDRDAGTEGLALTEMPYPHAAENDVVVRVHAAGFTRGELTWPGTWTDRAGRDRTPSVPGHELSGVVEELGYGTTGLTVGQRVFGLADWTRNGSLAEYTAVEARNLAPLPADVDHTVAAALPVSGLTAWQGLFDHGRLAPGQTVLIHGAAGSVGSIAVQLAREAGARVVATGRAADRDTALGLGAEVFLDLQSDRLEDAGEADVVFDVIGGEILDRSAALVRPGGTLVTIAAPPVVRPENGRAVFFVVESDRVRLGDLAQRVRDGRLTVSVGEVRPLAEAPAAFASGRGRHGRTIIRVVTGGPDEAAGLR
- a CDS encoding HD domain-containing protein, whose amino-acid sequence is MSLDALPVPGSPASAAALDVATAYLPPALLNHSLRAYVWAAARGTADGLSFDAELLYVAALHHDIGLVPAFDSHTVAFEEAGGHVARVFAAGAGWPAERRERLAEVIVRHMAPQVDAATDPEGHLLARATATEIVGRDADDYPPRFRDEVLARYPRLDLTERFLACFEAQAARKPGSAAGGAVRSGLAGRMASNPLGP
- a CDS encoding pyrimidine reductase family protein; the protein is MHLIWPAEQARPIDDDELERLYTYPDRERWLAVNFVASADGAVEVGGLARPLSTPPDRKVLQLGSDLADVLLIGATTAVVEGFRGVHPDRQTLDRRRRHGLADVPPTAVVSTGGTLSADAPVITRARVPTIVLTCASVPEPTRRAWQEAGAEVVYAGEDTVDLAAAVSALTRRGLRRIDCEGGPRLFGALTAAGLVDELRLTVSPLLTAGPAGRIATGPPVPPTGLRLATALAEDDTLLLRYLTASR
- the folP gene encoding dihydropteroate synthase, whose protein sequence is MPTTAVDLEFRGRRVVGDRPLVMAIVNRTPDSFYDRGATFAAEAARSAIARAVTEGADMIDLGGVAASPGEDVTTTEEVARVVPLVEWARDRYPDLLISIDTWRHEVGDAACRAGADILNDAWAAADPKLIEVAADHGAGYVCTHTGGRTPRAEPFRPDYPDVVAAVRTSVVELAERAEAAGVPRGGILIDATGYGKNTADHLLLLRSLREFTETGWPVLMALSNKTFVGEMLDVELRDRLAGTLAATAIAARDGAAVFRAHEVLPTRHVVEMAAGINGTRPPARTSTWIA
- a CDS encoding FAD-dependent oxidoreductase, translating into MSTPQRTPRRILIVGAGLAGASAAAALREQGFDGDLTLFAEQAHDPYELPPLSKAVLLGERDEPDWVREAGYYGDHGITLRRDTVVAALKPSDHEIVDADGATHGYDRLLLATGSRPRVPPGFEGPGVHTLRTLDDALALREKLTDGARVVIVGAGWIGCEVASAARAHGARVTMVDPVPLPLRHVLGDQVGAVFRDLHADHGVTLRLGVGATGTAVRRDGRTVLLDDGSELPADVVVVGVGALPRTELAAAAGLDLAAGAVATDAALRTSAPDVYAAGDIAAHDHPRHEGRVRVEHWSNAKEQGAHVAGSLLGGHDAYSADPYFFSDQYDLGCEYRGLADPVHDELVLRGDPATREFLAFWLRDGRITAALNVNSWDHGDALTALVGTRARVSARQLTEADLDALATGDAPPQR
- the folE gene encoding GTP cyclohydrolase I FolE; protein product: MTATAALQVIEDLTGPDEVTGPDLEAAERAAREFLEALGVVVDSEGTRDTPGRMARGYAELLNARPFRMTTFPNDEGYDELVLARDIPLRSVCQHHMLPFVGVAHVGYLPGARILGLSKLARVVEHYACRPQVQERLTKQIVDRLAEQLQPRGVGVVVEAEHTCMTLRGVRATGSRTVTSTLLGTLRDDAASRQEFLALTGVQR